In bacterium, one genomic interval encodes:
- a CDS encoding RNA polymerase sigma factor RpoD/SigA, with amino-acid sequence MVQYVWNGQQDPVREDEEEKIPSYISRLTQTELLTPHEENELALLALAGNEEARKRLVEANMRLVVNIAKHYRNHAIPFEDLVQEGAIGLMNAISRFDPDKGYRFSTYATHWIRQSIGRALDNKSKAIRLPAHVSETLRRIIKEKARLLREMGEDPDPEQLAQACGVSTGKIVRLLQSSQEPLSLDMMVGDEENAALGSFLSDSTVSNPEEMILKLEFQTEVEEIFASLSERERMIIRRRLGLDSTESNVLQDIGTDLQLSRERIRQIEASAIKKLRTLANRRRLRDKYVS; translated from the coding sequence ATGGTACAGTATGTATGGAATGGTCAACAAGATCCGGTGAGAGAAGATGAGGAAGAAAAAATCCCATCTTATATCAGCAGATTAACACAAACAGAATTATTAACGCCTCATGAAGAAAATGAACTTGCATTGCTGGCACTGGCCGGCAATGAAGAGGCGCGAAAACGATTAGTCGAAGCCAATATGCGCTTAGTGGTTAATATCGCCAAGCATTATCGCAACCATGCTATCCCCTTCGAAGATTTAGTGCAGGAAGGTGCGATTGGCCTTATGAATGCCATCTCGCGCTTCGATCCTGATAAAGGTTATCGTTTTAGCACTTACGCAACCCACTGGATTAGGCAATCTATCGGACGCGCCCTTGATAACAAATCCAAAGCTATCCGGCTTCCTGCTCATGTTTCCGAAACCCTTCGACGAATTATAAAAGAGAAAGCTCGACTGCTGCGAGAGATGGGTGAAGACCCTGATCCTGAGCAATTAGCCCAAGCTTGCGGCGTCAGCACCGGAAAAATCGTCCGCTTGCTCCAGTCCTCTCAAGAACCATTGTCGCTGGATATGATGGTTGGAGATGAAGAGAATGCCGCTCTGGGTTCTTTCCTGTCCGACTCGACCGTCTCAAACCCGGAAGAGATGATCCTTAAATTGGAATTTCAGACTGAAGTAGAAGAGATTTTCGCTTCGTTAAGCGAAAGAGAGCGCATGATCATTCGTCGCCGATTAGGTCTTGACAGTACCGAATCAAACGTTCTTCAGGATATCGGCACGGATCTCCAGCTTTCTCGTGAGCGCATCAGACAAATTGAAGCTAGCGCGATTAAGAAGCTTCGAACGTTGGCTAACCGCCGCCGTTTGAGAGATAAGTACGTTTCGTAA